Proteins from a single region of Rubeoparvulum massiliense:
- a CDS encoding Rrf2 family transcriptional regulator — protein MRLTKATNYALHTMLFLAVNPSDEHIGVAKLAERQKVSTTYLSKILTKLVKSGMIESVSGANGGYKLKPGGEGVSLLEVIKAIEGLTPMFDYCLNHNPDCLIQKAIESAEEKLLDELNQTRIVDLANKMNKTSI, from the coding sequence ATGAGATTAACAAAAGCAACGAACTATGCTCTCCACACCATGCTTTTTTTAGCTGTTAATCCATCCGATGAGCATATAGGTGTGGCAAAATTGGCTGAGCGCCAAAAGGTTTCAACGACATATTTATCTAAAATACTAACAAAGTTAGTAAAGTCGGGTATGATTGAATCTGTCTCAGGTGCAAATGGCGGCTATAAATTAAAACCGGGTGGGGAAGGAGTTTCATTACTCGAAGTTATAAAAGCTATTGAAGGTTTGACGCCTATGTTTGATTATTGTCTCAACCACAATCCTGATTGCTTAATTCAGAAAGCGATTGAATCAGCTGAGGAAAAGCTTTTGGATGAATTGAATCAAACACGTATAGTTGACTTGGCTAACAAAATGAATAAGACATCTATATAA
- a CDS encoding NAD(P)/FAD-dependent oxidoreductase, producing the protein MEKSDCIVIGAGPAGLSATLTLGRARRKVTIFDNGTNRNRVTQESHGFLTREGIKPQEFKNIAMKELKSYPSVSISNETVIEVNKDDQNDLFLIKSSTNKTYITEKILLATGIQEEFPLTQIRQYYGKSLFSCPYCDGWELRDKPLAIIAENDEHIIHMTKLVFNWSKDLIVFTNGHQLFNKVLNEFESKKIKVYTDVIEDLHGDNGNLESIELESGDNILRSGGFVVPSFYRPNKFAEQLNCQFDKNGGIITDGAGRTTANGIYIAGETEKAESSSLIIASADGNKAASSINMDITLDRF; encoded by the coding sequence ATGGAGAAATCTGATTGTATTGTAATTGGTGCTGGACCTGCCGGATTAAGTGCAACCTTAACTTTAGGAAGAGCGCGAAGAAAGGTTACTATATTTGATAATGGAACAAATCGAAATCGTGTAACTCAGGAGTCACATGGTTTTTTAACAAGAGAGGGAATTAAACCTCAAGAATTCAAAAATATTGCAATGAAAGAATTAAAATCTTATCCTTCTGTTTCAATTTCGAATGAAACAGTTATTGAGGTAAATAAAGATGATCAAAATGATTTATTTTTAATCAAGTCATCAACTAATAAAACTTATATAACAGAAAAAATACTGTTAGCTACGGGTATTCAAGAAGAATTTCCCTTAACACAGATTAGACAATACTACGGTAAAAGTTTATTCAGCTGTCCTTATTGTGATGGTTGGGAGCTTAGAGACAAGCCTTTAGCTATAATTGCAGAAAATGATGAACACATTATTCATATGACTAAATTGGTTTTTAATTGGTCAAAAGATTTAATCGTTTTTACTAATGGTCATCAACTATTCAACAAAGTACTAAATGAATTTGAAAGTAAAAAGATTAAGGTTTATACAGATGTTATTGAAGACTTACATGGAGATAATGGTAACTTAGAAAGTATTGAATTGGAATCAGGTGATAACATTCTAAGAAGTGGTGGCTTCGTAGTTCCAAGTTTTTATCGTCCAAATAAATTTGCTGAACAATTAAATTGTCAATTTGATAAAAACGGAGGAATTATCACAGACGGTGCTGGACGAACAACAGCAAATGGGATATATATTGCGGGAGAAACCGAAAAGGCAGAGTCCTCTTCTTTGATAATTGCTTCAGCCGACGGCAACAAGGCTGCTTCAAGTATAAACATGGATATAACATTAGATAGATTTTAA
- a CDS encoding DUF58 domain-containing protein, with amino-acid sequence MKKGRRQRPWRLFTGIITFIVLYMYANFQGGFVSWFLFYTFVAVLIYEVIMVSVLLRHVVVEREVADQQLFTGQGNRITLHIHTGVIPVLWLRVIDQLPHSLRQAKEYERLIFLGWRRNVTITYEVVKLPRGEHRWEEVRLESGDLLGFWSRTITCKSSSEVIVFPRVESIQFWSIQSSHPLGSQQTRRPLQEDMSNLRGIRDYVHGDRLSRIDWKAVARVGNLKTKEFSTLENQRYLFLLDCEMTNYRTEQGLELFEEGVTLIASLAQYLLKQRQPTGLILHGETSSLPQLGEGHFSSMLRALARVTPTATLPFSRALQQLTQVQRLGGLTIIVVTTQNHPEIIEQFARLRQLYGSVVWYHLVDSQQGHATMVHHTSLTTSSGIQYFPVQPGQVGRVLQGGAWNAVGS; translated from the coding sequence ATGAAGAAGGGACGGAGACAACGTCCGTGGCGATTGTTTACTGGCATTATTACATTCATAGTTCTTTATATGTATGCCAACTTCCAAGGGGGCTTCGTCAGCTGGTTTCTATTCTATACCTTTGTAGCAGTGCTCATCTATGAGGTGATCATGGTAAGCGTCTTGCTACGTCATGTGGTGGTAGAACGGGAAGTGGCAGATCAGCAATTGTTCACTGGTCAAGGGAATCGGATCACATTACACATTCATACTGGGGTCATCCCGGTATTATGGCTACGTGTAATAGATCAGCTACCCCATTCGCTACGACAGGCGAAGGAGTATGAGCGGTTGATCTTTCTGGGTTGGCGTCGAAATGTAACCATCACCTATGAGGTCGTTAAACTACCCCGTGGTGAACATCGTTGGGAGGAGGTTCGCTTGGAGAGTGGGGATCTCCTAGGCTTCTGGTCACGGACCATCACCTGTAAGTCTAGCAGTGAAGTGATTGTTTTTCCCCGTGTAGAATCCATTCAATTTTGGTCCATACAGAGCAGTCATCCTCTTGGTAGTCAACAGACAAGACGCCCGCTTCAAGAGGATATGTCCAACCTCCGAGGGATCCGCGACTATGTTCATGGCGACCGCTTAAGCCGGATCGATTGGAAAGCAGTGGCACGGGTAGGCAATCTTAAGACCAAGGAATTTTCCACTTTGGAAAATCAGCGCTATCTCTTTTTATTGGATTGTGAGATGACGAATTACCGAACGGAGCAGGGATTGGAACTGTTTGAAGAAGGGGTTACATTAATCGCAAGCTTAGCTCAGTATTTGCTAAAGCAACGACAACCTACTGGGTTGATCCTCCATGGAGAAACCTCTTCCCTTCCCCAATTAGGTGAGGGCCATTTTTCTAGTATGTTGCGGGCATTGGCACGGGTGACACCGACAGCCACGCTGCCATTTTCCCGTGCTTTACAGCAGTTGACCCAGGTTCAGCGCTTGGGAGGGCTGACGATCATCGTGGTGACGACTCAGAATCATCCTGAGATCATCGAGCAATTCGCACGCTTGCGTCAATTATATGGATCGGTTGTGTGGTACCACCTCGTTGATTCACAGCAGGGTCACGCGACGATGGTTCATCATACCAGCTTGACCACCTCTTCAGGAATTCAATATTTTCCTGTTCAGCCTGGTCAGGTAGGACGTGTTTTGCAAGGGGGTGCGTGGAATGCCGTGGGCTCATGA
- the guaA gene encoding glutamine-hydrolyzing GMP synthase, with product MEANRENVIVLDFGGQYNQLIARRIREMGVYSELLPYDISVERIKALQPKGIIFSGGPASVYGEDAPHCDPAIYELGIPILGICYGMQLMSHQLQGKVEPAEKREYGKAEVKVKTTSPLFQQWDEHETVWMSHSDHVTACPEGFDVIATSPACNIAAMSHRERGLYAVQFHPEVRHTVHGNQMLHNFLYEVCQCEGNWTMEHFIDEAIAAIRVQVGEKKVLCALSGGVDSSVVAALIHRAIGDQLTCMFVDHGLLRKGEAESVMKTFGEQFQMNLRKIDASQRFLAALAGVSDPEKKRKTIGNLFIRVFEEEASQLQDMDFLAQGTLYTDIIESGTKTAQTIKSHHNVGGLPEDMEFELIEPLKTLFKDEVRELGLQLGLPGEIVWRQPFPGPGLAIRVIGDVTEAKLSIVRESDAILREEIAKAGLNREIWQYFTILTNIQSVGVMGDMRTYDYTVGIRAVTSIDGMTADWARIPYDVLEIISNRIVNEVPHVNRVVYDVTSKPPATIEWE from the coding sequence GTGGAAGCCAATCGGGAAAATGTTATCGTACTAGATTTCGGTGGCCAGTATAATCAATTAATTGCTCGACGTATTCGGGAAATGGGTGTCTACAGTGAACTACTTCCGTATGATATCTCAGTAGAGAGGATCAAGGCATTACAGCCGAAAGGGATTATCTTTTCAGGAGGTCCTGCCAGCGTCTATGGTGAGGATGCACCACACTGTGATCCAGCCATCTACGAATTAGGGATTCCAATTCTGGGTATTTGCTACGGGATGCAATTGATGTCTCATCAGCTTCAAGGTAAGGTAGAGCCTGCAGAGAAGAGGGAGTATGGCAAAGCAGAGGTCAAAGTAAAGACCACATCACCACTCTTCCAACAATGGGACGAGCATGAAACGGTGTGGATGAGCCATAGCGATCATGTGACAGCATGTCCAGAAGGGTTTGATGTGATTGCCACGAGCCCAGCTTGTAACATCGCTGCCATGAGTCATCGTGAGCGGGGGCTCTATGCCGTTCAATTCCATCCTGAGGTGCGGCATACGGTGCATGGCAATCAGATGCTTCACAATTTCCTTTATGAGGTTTGTCAATGTGAAGGCAATTGGACCATGGAGCATTTTATTGATGAAGCCATTGCAGCGATCCGTGTACAAGTGGGAGAGAAGAAGGTACTCTGTGCACTGAGCGGTGGTGTGGATTCTTCCGTGGTGGCTGCGCTGATCCATCGTGCTATCGGTGATCAGTTGACCTGTATGTTCGTTGATCATGGATTGTTACGCAAAGGGGAAGCTGAGAGTGTAATGAAGACCTTTGGCGAGCAGTTCCAAATGAATCTTCGGAAGATCGATGCATCGCAACGCTTCCTAGCTGCCCTTGCAGGCGTATCTGACCCAGAGAAGAAACGGAAGACCATCGGGAACCTGTTTATCCGTGTTTTCGAAGAAGAAGCCTCTCAATTACAGGATATGGACTTCCTAGCCCAAGGCACATTGTATACAGATATCATCGAGAGCGGTACAAAGACCGCCCAAACCATCAAGTCCCATCATAATGTAGGTGGACTCCCTGAGGATATGGAGTTTGAATTGATTGAACCGCTCAAAACCCTATTCAAAGATGAGGTACGGGAATTGGGACTTCAATTGGGCTTACCAGGGGAGATTGTTTGGCGTCAACCTTTCCCTGGACCAGGTTTAGCCATCCGCGTGATCGGCGATGTGACAGAAGCGAAACTCTCCATCGTTCGCGAATCGGATGCCATCCTGCGTGAGGAGATTGCCAAAGCTGGCTTGAATCGCGAAATCTGGCAGTATTTCACCATCCTCACCAATATTCAGAGCGTTGGTGTCATGGGTGATATGCGTACTTATGACTATACTGTAGGTATTCGCGCTGTCACCTCCATCGATGGGATGACTGCCGATTGGGCTCGGATTCCCTACGATGTCCTAGAAATCATCTCCAATCGAATCGTGAATGAAGTTCCCCATGTCAATCGTGTTGTTTATGATGTGACTTCAAAGCCACCAGCTACCATTGAGTGGGAGTAG
- a CDS encoding transglutaminaseTgpA domain-containing protein, with protein MPWAHDDWRRSLLRLGMVVLLFFILVEWIRPILSITDTATIRIFLYWILGILLLEWLLLPLVLRYILALLYLAMLIYQNYYTQVPFWHGDWLKDVWGDWKNSYLALQAGEILEMAPEIRTLLFLIGIGLGTQLIAWLILKKQRGFSFFIATIIYLALLDTWSAYQANTAIVRIFLLSFLLLSLIRWSQLWKEAGEGTRSLFPFIRWVLASVLLLTLVILPALAAPKFAPQWPDPVAWIKSLREESGTLSGVGIKKVGYGEDDTRLGGPFLQDETPIFRAYSTRPFYWRGDVKEIYTGRGWKAREGYYQLFLVPTPELPTPAILKEEKLEERINALLHPALSPVVSDNTYWRQVQFQSVTFYEPKYGTMFYGGSLLNVYRGEDGEIGDKLRLDITRQSVHSMSGLLEEYTILTAVPQILDKEIRTVELVRSQEVGIEYLQLPDQLPDRVRELAKEITAGKTTQYEKVRAIESYFRTGPFQYETAEVEYVPPGHDFVDFFLFDSPQGYCDHFSTSMVVLLRANEIPARWVKGFAPGLTTSTQQEGYTQIVRARDAHSWVEVYFDGIGWLPFEPTKGFANPLTVVYDQDWTSAQTEIMPLPLQNRDLQDRLIEEEVAQETGTSPMKESSQWWKGWNLFFLVLLIVLLIILFRFRQRLLWWLRIQRVGHLAHGKAWNVAVEYLLRALSIRYGKRQDGETLREYVQGIRTTRELQAQLQDFVQNYEEQRYGKTNADSWSQERYLQWKEIVHRLTA; from the coding sequence ATGCCGTGGGCTCATGATGACTGGAGACGCTCTCTTTTGCGCTTAGGTATGGTGGTCTTGCTCTTTTTCATATTGGTGGAATGGATACGTCCGATCCTCTCCATTACAGATACAGCGACAATTCGTATTTTTCTCTACTGGATCTTAGGGATCCTCCTCTTAGAGTGGCTCTTACTCCCTTTGGTATTAAGGTATATACTGGCCCTTCTCTACTTGGCGATGCTCATCTACCAGAATTATTATACACAAGTCCCTTTCTGGCATGGAGATTGGCTAAAGGATGTCTGGGGTGATTGGAAGAATAGCTATCTCGCTTTACAGGCTGGAGAAATATTGGAGATGGCACCGGAGATCCGAACATTGCTTTTTTTAATTGGGATTGGCCTAGGTACGCAGCTCATCGCATGGCTTATCTTAAAGAAGCAGCGGGGATTTAGCTTTTTCATTGCGACGATCATCTATCTTGCCTTGCTCGACACCTGGTCAGCCTACCAGGCAAATACGGCTATCGTTCGTATATTCCTCTTAAGCTTTTTATTACTCTCTTTGATCCGCTGGTCTCAATTATGGAAGGAAGCAGGAGAGGGGACCAGAAGCTTATTTCCATTCATCCGCTGGGTATTGGCATCGGTGCTTCTGCTTACCCTTGTGATCTTACCGGCACTTGCTGCCCCTAAGTTTGCTCCCCAATGGCCTGATCCTGTTGCATGGATTAAGAGCCTTCGTGAAGAGAGTGGTACCTTGAGTGGGGTCGGGATCAAAAAGGTGGGCTATGGTGAAGATGATACACGCCTGGGAGGGCCATTTCTTCAGGACGAAACTCCAATTTTCCGTGCTTATTCCACACGCCCCTTTTATTGGCGAGGGGATGTGAAGGAGATTTACACGGGGCGGGGTTGGAAGGCAAGGGAGGGATATTACCAGCTATTTTTAGTGCCTACGCCGGAGCTTCCTACACCGGCCATCTTGAAGGAGGAAAAACTGGAGGAGAGGATCAATGCTCTCCTTCATCCTGCTCTATCCCCGGTGGTATCCGATAACACCTATTGGCGTCAGGTGCAATTTCAGTCTGTCACTTTCTATGAGCCTAAGTATGGGACCATGTTCTATGGCGGTTCTCTACTCAATGTGTATAGGGGGGAAGACGGAGAGATAGGAGACAAACTAAGGCTAGATATAACGCGGCAGAGTGTTCACTCCATGTCTGGACTGCTTGAGGAATACACGATTCTTACTGCAGTTCCGCAAATCCTAGATAAAGAGATCCGCACAGTAGAGTTAGTGCGCTCACAAGAGGTGGGCATTGAGTATTTACAATTACCAGATCAATTACCTGATCGTGTTCGGGAGCTGGCGAAGGAGATTACTGCTGGGAAAACCACACAGTATGAGAAGGTACGGGCCATTGAAAGCTACTTCCGTACAGGTCCCTTTCAATACGAGACGGCAGAAGTGGAGTATGTTCCTCCAGGCCATGATTTTGTGGACTTTTTCTTATTTGACTCACCGCAAGGGTATTGTGATCACTTCTCCACCAGTATGGTGGTACTCCTCCGAGCCAATGAGATTCCAGCGCGCTGGGTCAAGGGCTTTGCCCCTGGATTGACCACATCGACGCAGCAGGAGGGCTATACCCAGATCGTGCGCGCGCGGGATGCCCATTCCTGGGTAGAGGTCTATTTTGATGGAATCGGCTGGCTTCCCTTTGAACCAACGAAGGGCTTCGCCAACCCATTGACTGTGGTCTATGATCAGGACTGGACTTCTGCACAGACAGAGATCATGCCTCTCCCTCTTCAGAATCGTGATTTGCAGGATCGATTGATCGAGGAAGAGGTGGCTCAAGAGACCGGGACGAGCCCAATGAAAGAATCCAGTCAATGGTGGAAGGGATGGAACCTATTTTTCTTGGTACTGCTGATCGTTCTCTTGATTATACTATTCCGCTTCCGTCAACGTCTCCTGTGGTGGCTGCGTATTCAGCGGGTAGGTCACCTCGCCCATGGAAAGGCTTGGAATGTAGCGGTGGAGTATCTTCTTCGCGCTTTGTCCATTCGCTATGGGAAGCGCCAGGATGGAGAGACACTACGAGAATATGTTCAGGGGATTCGTACAACCAGGGAGCTTCAAGCTCAGCTTCAGGACTTTGTCCAGAACTATGAAGAGCAACGTTATGGAAAGACCAATGCAGATAGCTGGAGTCAAGAACGATATCTTCAATGGAAGGAGATTGTTCATCGTCTGACTGCTTGA